The following nucleotide sequence is from Phycisphaera sp..
CAGACGTTGGGGTAGGTCGTGGCGAGCCGGAGGCAGTCCAGCGCGTTGATTGGCGTGGTGCTGATGGTGATGCAGCCGGATACGCCGTGGCGGGCGGCCTCGGCCAGTTCCTCGGGCACGCGGCTCTCGAAGTCGGGGAACGTCAGGTGGCAGTGGGTGTCGATCACGGGCAACCGTAGAGCGCCAGCGTTCCCGACAGAGCGCCAGCGTGCCCGACAACCCACGCCGGGTGCCACTACGATTGGGCGATGCGACGCTTTGTTGCCATCCTGGGCGTGCTGCTGTGCGTGGCGACCGTGCTGGCGGACACCCGCTGGTACGTCGTCGAGCTCCAGGGCCAGCCCGCCGGCTGGATGACCATCGAGCGGCGCGAGGCGGGCGAGACCGTGACTACCATCACCGCGATGCGCGTGGCGGTGGGGCGGCAGGGCTCGGTCGTCGTGACGGCCTTCACCAGCGAGGTCGTCGAGCGCCGGGGCGGCAACGTGCTGTCGATGCGCCGCTCGATCGAGGGCGTCGAAGACGACGAGGCGGCATGGCGATTTGATGGCAAGGACGTCACGCTCGAACGCGACGGCCAGAACCAGACACTGCCATCACCCCAGGGTGTCTATGTCGGCCCCGACGCCGAGCGGGCGTACCTGGCCCGGCACATCGCCGAGGGCGACAAGAGCATCAGCACGCGTGTGCTGGACCCGCTCAGCGGCCTCGACCCCGTGCCCACCCTGCGCAAGCGCATCGGCGAAGAAGCCGTCGACGGGCTCGAGACGGTCCGCTTCGAGACCCGCCGCGGCGACGAGCAGCGCGTGGTCGACGAGTGGATCGACGCCCACGGCGACCTGGTGCGTGCCCGGACCTCGATCGGCGCGGTGGTGCAGGAGATCCGCCTGAGCGATGAGGCGGCCGCACGCCGGGCGCTGGCCAAGCCACCCGACCTGATCGACGCGACCCGCGTCTCGGCTTCTCGTGCGATCCGGGGCTACCAGCGGCTGCGTTCGGCGGCATTCGTTCTTCGAGGCAATGCCGATACGCCCTCGCTCACGACCGGGCCGCAGACCGCCGAGCGGATCGATGATGACGCGGTGCGGGTCACCGTCGAATTGGGCGAGACCGGCCACACCGTGGAACTGACCGATGAGGAGCACGAGGCGCTGCTCGCCGCCACCGATCTGTTGGAAGTCGGGGACGAGCTCGTGATACAACTGGCCGAGCGTGCCACGAGGAGCCTGCCGCCGGCCGCGACACCCGGGGCAAAGGCCGAAACCTTGCGGGCCTTCGTGCATCGGTACATCAACCGAAAGAACCTGGACATTGCGTTGGCCAGCGCCGCGACCGTCGCTCGCGATCGTGAGGGCGATTGCACCGAGCATGCCACATTGCTGGCGGCGTTGCTGCGTGTTGAACGGATCCCATCAAAGCTCGTCGCGGGCCTGAGCTATGAGGCCGGCAGTCGGAACGCCCCGCCAGCGTTCGTGTACCACGTGTGGACGCAGGCGTTGATCGAGGGAGAGGAAGGCTCGCACTGGGTCGACCTCGACGCCACGCATCGCCTCCGCCCGCGACACGTAACGCAGATCGCGCTCTCGATCTCCGATGGCTCGAACGCCAACGACCTGTGGCAGGGCCTGGCTCCAACCCTCGGCACGATCTCGATCGAGGTGGAGGCGACCCGTTGAGTGAGAGCCTCCCCGCGCCGCGCTTGCCCGCCCGCAAGGACACCGGGCACAAGGGCGTTTTCGGCCGCGTCGCCGTCGTGGGCGGCTGCGCGCTGGCCGAGAGCCGGATGATCGGTGCCCCCGCGCTCACGGCGCGAGCCGCCGGTCGTGCCGGGGCCGGCCTCGTGCGGCTGCTGTGCCCCGAGGGTGTGCTCAACGAGGCGTTGACGCTGGCCGACCACTGCACGGGAAAGGCACTCCCGACGAACACCGATGGCTCGATCATCGCCAGCGACGCCGTCGCCGTGCTCGACGAAGAACTCGAGGACGCCGGCGTTGTGGTGATCGGCCCGGGTCTTGGTCGCGGGCCGGGTCCAGCGGCCCTGGCGCTCCGCGCCGTCCAGCAACAGCTCACGCCCGTGGTCGTGGACGCCGACGCGCTCAACGAGCTGAGCGAGACGACGCAGCTCGCCCTCGATTTCCACGCCCCGGCCGTCGTCACGCCCCACCCCGGTGAATTCGCGCGACTGGCA
It contains:
- a CDS encoding transglutaminase family protein; the protein is MRRFVAILGVLLCVATVLADTRWYVVELQGQPAGWMTIERREAGETVTTITAMRVAVGRQGSVVVTAFTSEVVERRGGNVLSMRRSIEGVEDDEAAWRFDGKDVTLERDGQNQTLPSPQGVYVGPDAERAYLARHIAEGDKSISTRVLDPLSGLDPVPTLRKRIGEEAVDGLETVRFETRRGDEQRVVDEWIDAHGDLVRARTSIGAVVQEIRLSDEAAARRALAKPPDLIDATRVSASRAIRGYQRLRSAAFVLRGNADTPSLTTGPQTAERIDDDAVRVTVELGETGHTVELTDEEHEALLAATDLLEVGDELVIQLAERATRSLPPAATPGAKAETLRAFVHRYINRKNLDIALASAATVARDREGDCTEHATLLAALLRVERIPSKLVAGLSYEAGSRNAPPAFVYHVWTQALIEGEEGSHWVDLDATHRLRPRHVTQIALSISDGSNANDLWQGLAPTLGTISIEVEATR
- a CDS encoding NAD(P)H-hydrate dehydratase gives rise to the protein MSESLPAPRLPARKDTGHKGVFGRVAVVGGCALAESRMIGAPALTARAAGRAGAGLVRLLCPEGVLNEALTLADHCTGKALPTNTDGSIIASDAVAVLDEELEDAGVVVIGPGLGRGPGPAALALRAVQQQLTPVVVDADALNELSETTQLALDFHAPAVVTPHPGEFARLAKALGMKTDATDDAKRPRAAEQLAQRLGCVVVLKGARTVVSDGIQTWGDGTADSALATGGTGDVLAGLIGGFIAQHARPVTHELARSKLGDRARLMPEDGHLTLFEISRCAVVAHAHAARLWREKHHADAGLTPGELADELPEAVTALRG